In Nostoc sp. CENA543, a single genomic region encodes these proteins:
- a CDS encoding serine/threonine-protein kinase has product MNHHMIGKVLQARYQIIQSLGAGVFGQTYLAVDIQYPHTPKCVVKQLKVNHLHPSYLDTIRLRFLTETSTLKQLGNHDQIPEFIACFEENERFYLVQEYIAGHSLSAELPISQQWGCLWTEEEVVTFLEDALEILEFVHSQGVIHCDIKPENIIRRAANGKLVLIDFGSIQSINLGMDADLSIYQAPTTSLGYIPAEQFVGQTQPNSDIYALGMIAIQALTGLEPLQLKIDPLTNEIIWRSADTPVCDYLAAILSQMIRYDYQQRFQSAADVLRVLRQMVWETAITKVTTTEEIQNYVAEPTSELASPLLTGIKVGLAVNSILMGVGAYSLVNTSPIPSETDILYKATKEYQGGDLKQAIALARSIPSYSNVYPDAQATIESWQQQWQVAAQIYSLAEQALAEGNWSDVFSAANQVPDILYWQTKVHELTKQAQGNIEAQTKNLLSQAYAKAEIRDFSSALEYLRQIPKESSAGSLVQKKLVEYNQKRQIRAAYFLHQARKQALAGNFDRAVKFLHKIPKDTPVYAQAQLKLNEYNQKLNPQSQNLAYNAASVARNHQPVIRVQNVQPEHELQEVNIR; this is encoded by the coding sequence ATGAACCACCACATGATCGGTAAAGTACTGCAAGCACGCTACCAAATTATCCAAAGCCTGGGTGCAGGCGTATTCGGACAAACATACCTAGCGGTGGATATTCAGTACCCACATACCCCTAAATGTGTAGTTAAACAACTCAAAGTTAACCATCTACACCCTAGTTACTTAGACACTATTAGATTACGTTTTCTCACGGAAACCTCTACTCTCAAGCAACTAGGAAATCACGATCAAATTCCCGAATTTATCGCTTGTTTTGAAGAAAATGAGCGTTTCTATCTAGTACAAGAATATATCGCAGGACATTCCTTATCGGCGGAACTCCCCATCAGTCAACAATGGGGTTGTTTGTGGACTGAGGAAGAAGTTGTGACATTTTTAGAGGATGCTTTAGAAATTTTAGAGTTTGTTCACTCCCAAGGTGTCATTCACTGCGATATTAAACCAGAAAATATTATTAGGCGTGCTGCTAATGGGAAGTTAGTCCTGATTGATTTTGGTTCTATCCAATCAATCAATTTGGGTATGGATGCCGATTTATCAATTTATCAAGCTCCAACCACTTCTTTGGGTTATATTCCAGCAGAGCAATTTGTTGGTCAAACTCAGCCGAATAGTGATATTTATGCTTTGGGGATGATTGCGATTCAGGCTTTGACTGGATTAGAACCACTGCAATTAAAAATAGATCCTCTGACGAATGAGATTATTTGGCGTTCTGCGGATACACCGGTTTGTGATTATCTAGCGGCTATTTTAAGTCAGATGATTCGCTACGATTATCAGCAACGTTTTCAGTCGGCGGCTGATGTGTTGCGTGTTCTTAGACAGATGGTGTGGGAAACTGCAATCACAAAAGTTACCACAACCGAGGAAATTCAAAATTACGTAGCAGAACCAACTTCAGAATTGGCATCACCGTTACTGACAGGAATTAAAGTAGGATTGGCAGTCAATTCTATTTTGATGGGTGTGGGAGCTTATTCTTTAGTCAATACTTCACCCATTCCATCTGAGACAGATATTTTATACAAAGCAACTAAAGAATATCAAGGTGGAGATTTAAAACAGGCGATCGCTCTAGCTAGATCAATCCCATCTTACAGTAATGTGTATCCAGATGCCCAAGCCACTATCGAAAGTTGGCAACAGCAATGGCAAGTAGCAGCGCAAATATATTCTTTAGCTGAACAAGCGTTAGCTGAAGGGAACTGGTCAGATGTCTTCTCAGCTGCTAATCAAGTGCCTGATATTTTATACTGGCAAACTAAAGTTCATGAGTTAACAAAACAAGCTCAAGGAAATATCGAAGCTCAAACAAAAAATTTATTATCTCAAGCGTATGCCAAAGCTGAAATTAGGGATTTTTCGTCAGCATTAGAATATCTGCGTCAAATCCCCAAAGAAAGTTCGGCGGGTTCTTTGGTACAAAAGAAATTGGTCGAATACAATCAAAAACGTCAAATTAGAGCTGCCTATTTTTTACATCAAGCGCGTAAACAAGCATTAGCAGGTAACTTTGACCGTGCAGTGAAGTTTCTCCATAAGATTCCTAAAGATACCCCTGTATATGCTCAAGCTCAACTAAAGCTGAATGAGTACAATCAAAAGCTAAATCCTCAAAGTCAAAATTTAGCTTACAACGCCGCTTCTGTAGCTCGTAATCATCAGCCAGTGATTAGGGTGCAGAATGTGCAGCCAGAACATGAATTACAAGAAGTCAATATTCGTTAG
- a CDS encoding acetoacetate decarboxylase family protein, which produces MTYPPAPWRLEGYGIQTLHWVDVKQAAAFVPSELEIVSFLPGKTLAGIYVSAYEADSLLQYNELIVVPAVVRYQKHIGAWISHIYVDNEDSVAGGREIWGLPKEMAEFSWHHHGKVSVRQNQRELCHINYQKGMWSLSLICHFRGSIRT; this is translated from the coding sequence ATGACATATCCGCCTGCTCCTTGGAGACTTGAAGGTTATGGCATTCAAACCTTACACTGGGTCGATGTCAAACAAGCTGCTGCTTTTGTACCCTCGGAATTAGAGATTGTTTCGTTTTTACCTGGCAAAACTTTGGCAGGAATCTATGTATCTGCTTATGAAGCAGACTCTTTATTACAATACAACGAGTTGATTGTCGTTCCAGCTGTTGTACGATATCAAAAACATATTGGAGCTTGGATTTCTCATATTTATGTCGACAATGAGGATTCCGTGGCTGGGGGTCGAGAAATTTGGGGATTACCTAAAGAAATGGCTGAGTTTAGCTGGCATCATCATGGTAAAGTTAGCGTCAGGCAAAATCAGCGTGAGTTATGCCACATCAATTATCAAAAAGGAATGTGGAGCTTATCCCTGATTTGTCACTTTCGCGGTAGTATAAGAACGTAA
- a CDS encoding IS701 family transposase codes for MVEPRSPVKTIKFVDEYCQWYKSLFSDVRSFEAFKYLHIGCISELKRKTLPEIAKIVGLDNQQGLHHFLTKSPWEIEKLRALRLELILEIIKGRPIVLIIDETGDRKKGSSTDYVKRQYIGNLGKVDNGIVVVTAYGVFCGMTFPLLFEVYKPRERLKPEDKYLTKPQIAANLIRKLKSLGFKFNLVLADSLYGESGTNFVSVLDEMNLNYIVAIRSNHDVKLLPRQHTQYLEWQRFKRVFSDLDSENRYIREIIYGKRSEHRYWQITTDVEKLPGNSTWYVMTKYPDITPREVGNFYGLRTWVEYGLKQSKNELGWADYRLTHYADIERWWEIVCSSYLMVSLHSEQMQFSVPESPSKFAVHPWWDDGKGWKNILNNLRLIIQPFTLFNLIYPWLTVFPIPQLSLGFSKLQSIIYHLTSSIFIFLTHPDFYFSSA; via the coding sequence ATGGTAGAGCCTCGTTCACCCGTGAAAACGATCAAATTCGTGGACGAATATTGCCAGTGGTATAAAAGTCTGTTTTCAGATGTTAGAAGCTTTGAAGCATTTAAATACCTGCATATAGGTTGCATTTCCGAACTAAAACGGAAAACATTACCAGAAATAGCCAAAATTGTAGGATTAGATAATCAGCAAGGCTTACATCATTTCTTAACTAAATCACCTTGGGAAATAGAGAAGCTAAGAGCTTTACGTTTAGAACTAATTTTAGAAATCATAAAAGGTAGACCAATCGTTTTAATTATTGACGAAACTGGAGATAGAAAGAAAGGCTCATCAACAGATTATGTCAAAAGACAATATATAGGAAACTTAGGAAAGGTTGACAATGGAATTGTAGTGGTTACAGCATACGGTGTATTCTGCGGAATGACCTTTCCTCTGCTGTTTGAAGTATACAAGCCGCGTGAAAGATTAAAACCAGAAGATAAGTATCTAACCAAGCCACAAATAGCCGCTAATTTAATCAGAAAGCTCAAGTCACTAGGCTTTAAATTTAATTTAGTATTGGCAGATAGTTTGTATGGAGAAAGCGGAACTAATTTTGTATCAGTGTTAGATGAAATGAATCTAAACTATATAGTGGCAATTCGCTCAAACCACGATGTAAAGCTACTTCCACGACAGCATACTCAATATCTAGAGTGGCAGAGATTTAAACGTGTATTTTCTGACCTCGACAGTGAAAATCGATATATTAGAGAAATAATTTACGGAAAACGTAGCGAACATAGATATTGGCAGATCACCACAGACGTTGAAAAGTTGCCAGGAAACTCTACTTGGTATGTCATGACTAAATATCCCGATATTACACCCAGGGAAGTTGGGAATTTCTATGGGTTAAGAACATGGGTTGAATATGGCTTGAAGCAAAGTAAGAATGAATTAGGTTGGGCAGATTATCGTCTGACTCACTATGCGGATATTGAACGCTGGTGGGAGATTGTTTGTAGTAGCTATTTAATGGTTAGCCTTCACTCTGAACAAATGCAGTTTTCTGTGCCTGAATCTCCATCAAAATTTGCTGTTCATCCTTGGTGGGATGATGGAAAGGGTTGGAAGAACATTCTTAACAATCTCCGTTTAATAATTCAACCTTTTACTTTATTTAACCTAATATATCCCTGGTTAACAGTTTTTCCTATTCCCCAATTGTCCTTGGGTTTTTCTAAACTTCAATCTATTATTTATCACCTCACCAGTTCAATATTTATTTTCCTGACTCACCCTGATTTCTACTTTTCCTCTGCCTAG
- a CDS encoding YcjF family protein: MPLSRLVTLIVGLIVILGLALWLIDSLSRLYWQLSYSPFLGNLLLLLLIVLVGGLVAAFVYYVLVLQAGEQRSRRRRQRVTPAQIPAAKSDAASSTLQAVRQQVAQIQDEVTRQALLSRTKEIEANLARGEIQVVVFGTGSAGKTSLVNAIMGRMVGRVDAPMGTTTAGETYCLRLKGLERKILITDTPGILEAGVAGTEREQLARALATEADLLLFVVDNDLRRSEYEPLRGLAEIGKRSLLVLNKTDLYTDEDKEVILARLRQRVRGFIATNDVVAIAANPQSAQLETGEIFQPEPDIVPLLRRMAAILRAEGEDLVADNILLQSLRLGEEARKLIDAQRRRQADKIVERFQWIGAGVVSVTPLPVVDLLATAAVNAQMVVEIGRVYGCELNMERGRELALSLAKTIASLGIVKGAIQLLTTALQLNVATFVIGRAIQGVTAAYLTRIAGKSFIEYFRHDQDWGDGGMTEVVQRQFQINRRDEFIKAFVQEAIAKVVKPLTQKAEVVEEDTEA; encoded by the coding sequence ATACCTCTGTCGCGCCTAGTCACGTTAATTGTTGGTTTAATTGTCATTTTGGGACTCGCCTTGTGGCTGATTGATTCCCTGTCTCGTTTGTATTGGCAATTATCCTATTCGCCATTTTTGGGCAATTTGCTGCTGTTGCTGCTGATTGTCTTAGTTGGTGGTTTGGTTGCAGCGTTTGTTTATTACGTACTGGTGTTACAGGCTGGTGAACAACGTTCCCGTCGCCGTCGTCAACGGGTGACACCAGCACAAATCCCGGCGGCGAAATCAGATGCGGCTTCTTCTACTTTGCAAGCTGTCAGACAACAGGTGGCGCAAATTCAAGATGAAGTCACACGCCAAGCTTTACTCAGCCGTACCAAGGAGATTGAAGCTAATTTAGCCAGGGGTGAGATTCAAGTTGTGGTGTTTGGCACTGGGAGTGCTGGCAAAACTTCCTTGGTGAATGCGATTATGGGGCGCATGGTAGGGAGAGTAGACGCGCCAATGGGGACGACTACAGCCGGGGAAACCTACTGTTTACGGTTAAAAGGACTGGAGAGGAAAATTTTAATTACTGATACACCAGGGATTTTAGAGGCTGGGGTAGCAGGGACAGAAAGAGAACAATTAGCCAGGGCGTTGGCAACGGAGGCAGATTTACTATTATTTGTGGTGGATAATGATTTACGACGGTCAGAGTATGAACCACTTCGAGGTTTAGCGGAAATTGGTAAGCGATCGCTTTTGGTTCTCAATAAGACAGACTTATATACAGACGAAGATAAGGAAGTCATCCTAGCACGGTTACGGCAAAGGGTGCGGGGATTTATTGCTACAAACGATGTAGTGGCGATCGCCGCTAATCCCCAATCTGCTCAACTAGAAACTGGGGAAATCTTCCAACCAGAACCAGATATTGTTCCTTTACTGCGGCGCATGGCGGCCATTTTACGGGCTGAGGGTGAGGATTTAGTAGCAGATAATATTCTCTTGCAATCTCTGCGCTTAGGAGAAGAGGCGCGCAAACTCATCGATGCTCAACGCCGCCGCCAAGCTGATAAAATCGTCGAGAGGTTTCAGTGGATTGGGGCGGGTGTGGTATCAGTTACCCCTCTACCCGTGGTAGATTTACTAGCAACAGCCGCCGTCAACGCCCAAATGGTTGTCGAGATTGGTAGAGTCTATGGTTGTGAATTAAACATGGAACGGGGGCGAGAGTTAGCCCTATCCTTAGCCAAGACAATTGCCAGTTTAGGTATAGTCAAAGGGGCAATTCAACTACTCACTACAGCTTTGCAATTAAATGTAGCAACATTTGTAATTGGCAGAGCTATTCAAGGGGTGACAGCCGCATATTTAACCCGCATTGCCGGGAAAAGTTTTATTGAATATTTCCGCCATGATCAAGACTGGGGTGATGGTGGGATGACAGAAGTAGTACAGCGACAGTTCCAAATTAATCGCCGGGATGAATTTATTAAAGCATTCGTGCAGGAGGCGATCGCTAAAGTCGTCAAACCACTCACCCAAAAAGCGGAAGTTGTGGAAGAAGACACAGAAGCTTAG
- a CDS encoding DUF937 domain-containing protein, which yields MGLFDQILGAVNNPNLQGNMGQIEGIINTVQDLSTTTGTDPGTIQSVIGVVGNYVRAALQQKQASQGNESAQALVNQYAGNSFDPQAVNALFSPDTQQQVAGVTAQRTGLDANTIQQLLPIVVPLVLNFLQSGSNVQNARTAGNPVLNNFLDADGDGDVDIADAIQLASRYVRR from the coding sequence ATGGGACTTTTTGATCAAATTCTCGGTGCTGTTAACAACCCAAATCTACAAGGTAATATGGGTCAAATAGAAGGTATTATCAACACTGTACAGGATTTGAGTACAACGACTGGTACAGATCCAGGCACAATACAATCTGTAATTGGGGTTGTAGGTAATTACGTCCGCGCCGCTTTACAACAAAAGCAAGCCAGCCAAGGAAATGAATCAGCACAGGCTCTAGTAAATCAGTATGCTGGTAATTCTTTTGACCCACAAGCCGTGAATGCGCTATTTTCCCCCGACACACAACAACAAGTTGCAGGTGTAACAGCCCAGCGCACTGGTTTAGATGCCAACACAATTCAACAATTACTACCGATTGTTGTACCTCTAGTATTGAATTTCCTGCAATCTGGATCTAATGTCCAAAATGCTCGAACTGCTGGTAATCCCGTCTTAAATAATTTCCTGGATGCAGACGGCGACGGCGACGTTGATATCGCTGATGCTATCCAATTAGCTAGTCGGTATGTTCGCAGATAG
- a CDS encoding LacI family DNA-binding transcriptional regulator, whose product MLILFTLLTAMLNMSKRKVSIEDIARKAGVSHSTVSRALRDSPLISARVREEIKRLAQEMKYVPNAIAQSLQNQRTYTVGVIVTSIADPFFGELVEGIEEVAKQAGLNVLLNASHGDFEQELAAIENFHYRRVDGIVIADSRISKQYTKQLTQLTVPTVLINVDTDDRGEIFHSVSIDDRLGGSLAVKHLIDLGHTCIGYLGVGDGSKAEQQRLEGYKIALNDAGLPQNNHWVAIPERNSENYKNKDFDIGKEMLSQLVEAGVTSIFCYNDMVAVGALLACKELGVIVPEDLSLVGFDNTALSSYVTPPLTTVSQRMLEMGQLAMTMLLELFQGKTVENLLLSPFLVERSSSTTVSQRKVSAVSGRI is encoded by the coding sequence ATGTTAATTTTATTTACGTTACTTACAGCCATGCTGAATATGAGTAAACGGAAAGTATCCATTGAAGATATTGCTCGCAAAGCGGGTGTTTCCCATTCCACGGTTTCCCGTGCTTTACGAGATAGTCCTTTGATTAGTGCGAGGGTGCGGGAGGAAATCAAAAGACTAGCGCAGGAGATGAAATATGTACCGAATGCGATCGCCCAAAGTTTACAAAATCAACGTACCTATACTGTTGGGGTAATTGTCACTTCCATTGCTGATCCCTTTTTTGGTGAGCTAGTCGAGGGAATTGAAGAAGTCGCCAAACAAGCAGGTTTAAATGTTTTATTAAATGCTTCCCACGGAGACTTTGAGCAAGAACTAGCCGCCATTGAGAATTTTCATTATCGGAGAGTAGACGGGATTGTCATAGCTGACTCCCGCATTAGTAAACAATACACAAAGCAGTTAACACAATTGACTGTGCCAACAGTTCTGATCAACGTTGATACTGATGATCGCGGCGAAATATTTCACTCTGTATCCATAGATGATCGCTTAGGTGGCTCTTTAGCCGTCAAACATCTCATAGATTTAGGACACACTTGTATCGGATATCTAGGTGTAGGTGATGGTAGCAAAGCCGAACAACAGCGTTTAGAAGGGTATAAAATAGCTCTTAATGATGCGGGTTTACCACAAAATAATCATTGGGTGGCAATTCCTGAACGCAATTCTGAAAACTATAAAAATAAAGACTTTGATATTGGTAAAGAAATGCTCTCTCAACTAGTAGAGGCAGGAGTAACTAGTATTTTTTGTTATAACGATATGGTGGCAGTCGGCGCGCTTTTAGCTTGTAAAGAATTAGGTGTGATAGTTCCAGAAGATTTAAGTCTAGTGGGATTTGATAATACGGCTCTCAGCAGTTACGTTACACCACCACTGACAACGGTTAGTCAACGAATGTTAGAAATGGGTCAATTGGCTATGACAATGTTACTGGAATTATTTCAAGGAAAAACTGTAGAAAATCTGCTGTTATCGCCGTTTTTAGTGGAAAGGAGCAGTTCTACAACAGTTAGCCAACGGAAAGTTTCTGCGGTGTCTGGAAGAATCTGA
- a CDS encoding ABC transporter substrate-binding protein: protein MNVNKITLSTTLLSIIGSSLVGCTTVAPNADLATPTEAKNVSDTSTQTHKLRSVGVTLGDLSNPFFVVMAKGAEKAAKKIGGDDVRVTVVSSGYDLNQQFNQIENFVAANTDIIILNAADSKGIRPAVDQARKVGKIVIAVDTGVDAEVDATVTTNNLQAGEISCQYIVDRLQGKGNVVIVNGPPVTSVIQRVDGCLKVLTKYPNIKILSKDQNAEGSRDGGLRVMSDLLVTFPKIDAVFAINDPSGVGVDLAANQAKRRDFFIVGVDGAPEAIEAIASQDSLYAATATQNPRGMTETAVQVGNDILHGKKPASPNILIPAKLITKENVSTSTGW from the coding sequence ATGAATGTGAATAAAATTACTTTATCAACAACTTTATTAAGTATTATCGGTAGCTCTCTTGTCGGCTGCACAACCGTTGCTCCCAATGCTGACCTAGCTACACCAACTGAAGCTAAAAACGTTAGTGATACCAGTACACAGACTCATAAATTACGTTCCGTTGGTGTGACTTTGGGCGATTTAAGTAATCCTTTTTTCGTCGTCATGGCTAAAGGTGCAGAAAAAGCAGCGAAAAAAATTGGTGGTGATGATGTCAGAGTGACAGTAGTTTCTAGTGGCTATGACTTAAATCAGCAATTTAACCAAATTGAAAATTTCGTAGCTGCAAATACTGACATTATTATTCTCAACGCGGCTGATTCTAAAGGCATTAGACCAGCAGTTGACCAAGCTAGAAAAGTAGGCAAAATTGTCATTGCAGTAGACACAGGCGTAGATGCAGAAGTAGACGCAACCGTCACCACTAATAACTTGCAAGCCGGGGAAATTAGCTGCCAATATATTGTTGATCGCCTCCAAGGTAAAGGCAACGTAGTAATAGTTAACGGGCCACCAGTCACTTCCGTAATTCAGCGAGTGGATGGTTGCTTAAAAGTATTAACCAAATATCCCAATATCAAAATCCTTTCCAAAGACCAAAACGCCGAAGGTAGCCGAGATGGGGGACTAAGAGTGATGAGTGATTTACTAGTCACCTTTCCCAAGATAGATGCAGTCTTTGCCATCAATGACCCTAGTGGCGTAGGCGTAGATTTAGCTGCCAATCAAGCCAAACGGCGAGACTTTTTCATTGTAGGAGTTGACGGCGCACCCGAAGCCATCGAAGCGATCGCCTCTCAAGATAGCCTCTATGCAGCAACAGCTACTCAAAACCCCAGAGGAATGACAGAAACAGCAGTTCAGGTAGGTAACGACATCTTACATGGCAAAAAGCCTGCATCGCCCAACATATTGATTCCCGCCAAGCTGATCACCAAAGAGAACGTTAGTACATCGACTGGATGGTAG
- a CDS encoding sugar ABC transporter ATP-binding protein has translation MTTNMKTDFPPAATATPVLEMQGIAKRFHGVPALQGVNLTIYPGEVHALMGENGAGKSTLMKILAGAYIADEGEIRIHGQPVKITDPGTARQAGINLIYQELNVAPNLTVTENIFMGSELQKGQFLDRKSMELEAQQVLDSLGASFSPQTIVGKLAIAEQQQVEIARALKDNSRILVMDEPTAALSDRETERLFEVIRKLRHDGIAIIYISHRMEEIYALADRISVLRDGQYIGSLTREEISPQRLVQMMVGRSMQDFYEHQRQKNPGAVVLEVRNISDGRKVQPTSFQLRAGEILGLSGLVGAGRSEISRLIFGADRKISGEVFLNGKKLEINSPTDAIAAGIGYVPEDRKDQGLFLEMSSRKNIGLNRLKQDAKAGIVNWGSVNKIATEAVENFHIRLANLEIRAVDLSGGNQQKLLLARWLAINPRVLMLDEPTRGVDIGAKSEIYRIISDLADQGVAILMVSSELPEIVGMSDRVLVMREGKLVGELDDTQGKEITQENIMHYATGASEVSAS, from the coding sequence ATGACAACAAATATGAAAACCGATTTCCCTCCGGCGGCGACTGCCACACCTGTATTAGAAATGCAAGGGATTGCGAAACGATTTCATGGTGTTCCGGCTTTGCAGGGTGTCAATCTCACCATTTATCCAGGAGAGGTTCACGCCCTCATGGGTGAAAATGGCGCAGGTAAAAGCACATTAATGAAAATCTTAGCTGGGGCTTATATTGCCGATGAAGGTGAAATTCGCATTCATGGTCAACCTGTGAAAATTACTGATCCAGGTACAGCAAGACAAGCGGGAATTAATCTGATCTACCAAGAATTGAATGTTGCACCCAATTTAACTGTCACTGAAAACATTTTTATGGGGAGTGAGTTGCAAAAGGGTCAGTTTTTAGACCGCAAAAGCATGGAACTCGAAGCCCAACAAGTGTTAGACAGTTTGGGAGCTAGTTTTTCACCGCAGACTATAGTGGGAAAATTAGCGATCGCAGAACAACAACAAGTCGAAATTGCCAGGGCTTTAAAAGACAACAGTCGGATTTTGGTGATGGATGAGCCAACCGCAGCCCTGTCTGACCGCGAAACTGAGCGTTTGTTTGAGGTAATTCGCAAACTCCGCCATGATGGCATTGCCATTATCTACATCAGCCATCGTATGGAAGAAATCTATGCTCTAGCTGACCGTATTAGTGTACTGCGAGATGGTCAATATATCGGCAGTCTCACCCGTGAGGAGATTTCCCCCCAGCGATTAGTACAGATGATGGTCGGCCGTTCCATGCAGGACTTTTACGAACATCAACGGCAGAAAAATCCAGGTGCTGTGGTGCTAGAAGTCAGAAATATTAGTGACGGACGCAAAGTGCAGCCTACTAGCTTTCAACTGCGTGCTGGGGAAATTTTGGGATTATCGGGGCTAGTTGGTGCAGGCCGTTCAGAAATATCGCGGTTGATTTTCGGTGCTGACCGCAAAATCAGTGGTGAAGTCTTCCTCAATGGCAAAAAATTAGAAATTAATTCCCCGACTGATGCCATTGCAGCTGGGATTGGTTACGTCCCAGAAGACCGCAAAGACCAAGGTTTATTTTTGGAAATGAGTTCCCGTAAGAATATCGGACTCAATCGACTTAAACAGGATGCCAAAGCAGGCATTGTCAATTGGGGTTCAGTCAATAAAATTGCCACGGAAGCCGTCGAAAACTTTCATATCCGACTGGCTAATTTGGAAATTAGAGCCGTGGATCTTTCCGGTGGTAATCAACAAAAACTGCTATTAGCGCGTTGGCTAGCCATTAATCCTAGAGTCTTGATGTTGGATGAACCCACACGCGGCGTAGATATCGGCGCGAAAAGCGAAATTTACCGCATTATTAGCGATTTAGCAGACCAAGGGGTAGCAATTCTCATGGTTTCTAGTGAACTACCAGAGATTGTGGGTATGAGCGATCGCGTTTTAGTCATGCGCGAAGGCAAGTTAGTCGGTGAACTTGACGACACCCAAGGCAAGGAAATTACCCAAGAAAACATTATGCACTATGCAACTGGAGCATCGGAGGTATCTGCATCATGA
- a CDS encoding ribose ABC transporter permease: MSQTLRPINNRPNQNSSANRRKSINNLLQVAGILPILVIICILFSLLSPNFFTPGNAVNILRQASINIVLATGMTFVILTGGIDLSVGSILAVSAVVAVLVSLLPALGWLAVPAALVTGLLLGLLNGALITFLDVPPFIVTLGSLTALRGAAFLVANGTTVINRNINFAWVGNSYVGPLPWLVILALLTVAVSWFVLRQTVLGVQIYAVGGNERAARLTGIKVNRVLLFVYGLSGLLSGLAGIMSASRLYSATGILGQGYELDAIAAVILGGTSFTGGIGTIGGTLLGALIIAVLNNGLTLLNMSYFWQLVVKGLVIIAAVMIDRLRRRSRR; this comes from the coding sequence ATGAGTCAAACTTTAAGACCAATCAACAACAGACCCAATCAAAATTCCTCAGCTAATCGGCGCAAATCCATCAACAACTTACTGCAAGTAGCAGGGATTTTACCGATTTTAGTCATTATCTGTATCTTATTTTCCCTGCTAAGTCCCAACTTTTTCACACCAGGTAACGCCGTCAATATCTTACGTCAGGCATCAATCAATATTGTCTTGGCAACGGGGATGACTTTTGTGATTCTCACCGGTGGTATTGACCTTTCCGTGGGTTCAATCTTGGCGGTATCTGCGGTAGTTGCAGTTTTAGTATCTTTACTACCGGCGTTGGGTTGGTTAGCTGTACCTGCGGCTTTAGTCACGGGATTGCTTTTGGGTTTACTCAACGGTGCGTTAATTACCTTTTTGGATGTACCGCCGTTTATTGTCACCTTGGGTTCATTAACCGCCTTGCGGGGTGCGGCGTTTCTAGTTGCTAACGGTACGACAGTAATTAACCGCAACATCAATTTTGCTTGGGTAGGTAATAGCTATGTCGGCCCTCTTCCTTGGTTAGTGATCCTCGCCTTACTGACGGTAGCTGTAAGTTGGTTTGTGCTGCGACAAACGGTTTTAGGTGTGCAGATTTACGCCGTTGGTGGTAACGAACGTGCCGCCAGATTAACCGGCATTAAAGTCAATCGCGTGTTGCTATTTGTCTATGGTTTGAGTGGATTACTTTCAGGTTTAGCCGGAATTATGAGTGCTAGTCGCCTGTATAGTGCCACAGGCATTTTAGGACAGGGTTATGAATTAGATGCGATCGCAGCCGTAATTCTAGGTGGTACAAGTTTCACCGGTGGGATAGGCACTATCGGCGGTACACTCCTTGGTGCATTAATCATTGCCGTCCTCAACAACGGCCTAACCCTGCTCAATATGTCCTACTTCTGGCAACTAGTCGTTAAAGGCTTAGTCATCATCGCCGCAGTCATGATTGACAGACTCCGCAGACGTTCTCGACGTTAA